A genomic window from Candidatus Denitrolinea symbiosum includes:
- a CDS encoding methyltransferase: protein MYRVEDAHWWYRGMQVLTETLLDRWPTRAARNLILDAGCGTGSALTGYLSRRGDAVGVDLSPLATGFSRRRGARRLAQASVLALPFAASTFDLVVSLDVLYEASVPDDRLAVREFVRTLKPGGVLLMRLPAYDWLRGRHDRVVHTARRYRRSQVIAMLRESGLAVDFASYANMFLFPFALIKRSFEKMSAGSRPASDLEFSLGALNHLLQWILSAEAALISRFPLPFGLSVFAVARKRP from the coding sequence ATGTACCGGGTGGAAGACGCCCATTGGTGGTATCGGGGGATGCAGGTCCTCACGGAGACCCTGCTGGACCGCTGGCCGACTCGGGCGGCGCGGAACCTCATTCTGGACGCGGGATGCGGTACGGGCTCCGCGCTGACCGGGTACCTGTCCCGCCGCGGCGACGCGGTCGGCGTGGACCTTTCCCCGCTCGCGACGGGCTTCTCCCGGCGACGCGGCGCGCGGCGCCTGGCGCAGGCCTCGGTCCTCGCCCTTCCGTTTGCGGCCTCCACATTCGACCTGGTCGTCAGTCTTGATGTCTTGTACGAGGCCTCGGTCCCCGACGACCGGCTTGCCGTGCGCGAATTCGTTCGCACGTTGAAGCCGGGCGGCGTCCTGTTGATGCGCCTCCCCGCCTACGACTGGCTGCGAGGCCGTCACGACAGGGTCGTCCACACCGCGCGGCGATACCGCCGAAGCCAGGTCATTGCGATGCTGCGTGAAAGCGGGCTGGCTGTGGACTTCGCCTCTTACGCCAATATGTTCCTGTTTCCCTTTGCGCTGATAAAGCGCTCGTTTGAGAAGATGTCCGCAGGCTCGCGCCCAGCTTCCGATTTGGAATTTTCCCTCGGAGCGTTGAACCATTTGCTTCAATGGATTCTTTCCGCCGAAGCCGCCCTCATTTCCCGATTTCCCCTGCCCTTTGGCTTAAGCGTGTTTGCCGTTGCCCGCAAGCGCCCCTGA
- a CDS encoding glycosyl transferase, producing MMDPPRKISSVSAVFPAYNDGGTIASMVLTALIALPQVTDDFEVIVTDDGSSDYTLDVLRKMEGFIPQLRVFRHPRNIGYGAALQTGFNAAVKDWVFYTDGDAQYNPLELTNLIAALTDDVDIVNGYKISRNDPLHRKVIGRIYHHLVSFIFGIRLRDVDCDFRLIRRRVLMEANLESRNGAICLELVKKLQDRGCGFVEVPVRHFHRQYGRSQFFNFRRIFRVIRQLFILYWRLAIKKEHLKENDTS from the coding sequence ATGATGGACCCGCCCCGAAAAATATCCAGCGTTAGCGCAGTCTTTCCCGCCTATAACGACGGCGGCACCATCGCCAGCATGGTTTTGACCGCCCTGATTGCCCTGCCGCAAGTCACGGACGATTTCGAAGTTATCGTGACCGACGACGGCAGCAGCGATTACACGCTTGACGTTTTGCGGAAAATGGAAGGTTTCATCCCGCAGTTGCGCGTCTTCCGCCATCCGCGGAACATCGGCTACGGCGCCGCGCTCCAGACCGGCTTCAACGCCGCCGTCAAAGACTGGGTCTTCTACACCGACGGCGACGCGCAATACAACCCGCTGGAATTGACGAATCTTATCGCGGCCCTCACGGACGACGTGGACATCGTCAACGGCTACAAGATCTCCCGCAACGATCCGCTCCATCGAAAGGTGATCGGGCGCATTTATCATCACCTGGTCAGTTTCATTTTCGGCATTCGCCTGCGCGACGTGGATTGCGACTTCCGCCTCATCCGCCGCCGCGTTCTCATGGAGGCGAACCTGGAAAGCCGTAACGGCGCGATCTGTCTGGAACTGGTCAAAAAGTTGCAGGATCGGGGCTGCGGTTTTGTCGAGGTACCCGTGCGCCATTTCCATCGTCAATACGGGCGCTCGCAATTTTTCAACTTCAGAAGAATCTTCCGGGTGATTCGCCAGTTATTCATCCTCTACTGGAGGCTGGCGATCAAAAAAGAACACTTGAAAGAAAATGATACGTCGTGA